In Paenibacillus sp. G2S3, a single window of DNA contains:
- a CDS encoding B12-binding domain-containing radical SAM protein, producing the protein MKIILSTLNAKYIHTSLAIRLLKAYSEHEFNDIHLAEYTIKDPVMNIVSDLFQKRPDVIGFSCYIWNIEETLKLIGILKQVMPEVTIVLGGPEVSYEPLHWMKREAGIDFIVNGDGEETFHHLLQELRDDRKFHFVYGAAYRKGEEIIVNPPRPKSDLNTLPTPHRFPEDIPDLSKRIVYFETSRGCPFNCQFCLSSIEVGVRYYDIERVKSDLLYLIENGAKIIKFLDRTFNINRNYAMEMFQFLIDNHQGCVFQFEITADIMRPEVLDFLSNNAPPGVFRFEIGVQSTNDETNELVKRRQNFKKLSRTVMKIKESRNIDQHLDLIAGLPMEDYTTFRKTFNDVFVMEPEELQLGFLKMLRGTGLRAQAAKYEYTYMEHAPYEILSSHMMSFSDIIRLKRLEDVLEKYWNSHRMDHTAKYLIRHVFDSPFDFFQEFGDYWEERGWQKIGHQLEDLFIRLQSFLIDRGTPSMDIITGLMKLDYFLGHKYKPRKIWWDFVLDKSDWSSYLKDIAANPGQISAQLAEAGLNERELQKYTVLEVLPFSLEAVLESISGLRADGGSEEVEADNANEGAVPSAESLLQGVTNSGLEELVQTTSTAVAVAESPSVREGRTLLIVMYQQNESQRAQYYTLPL; encoded by the coding sequence ATGAAAATCATCCTGTCCACATTAAACGCCAAATACATCCATACCTCACTGGCGATCCGATTGCTAAAAGCATACAGTGAGCATGAATTTAATGATATTCATTTGGCGGAATATACCATCAAAGATCCCGTGATGAATATCGTATCCGACTTGTTCCAGAAACGGCCAGATGTGATTGGCTTCTCCTGTTATATCTGGAATATCGAAGAGACACTCAAGCTGATCGGAATTCTTAAGCAAGTGATGCCTGAAGTTACGATTGTTCTTGGAGGTCCGGAAGTGTCTTATGAGCCGCTGCACTGGATGAAGAGAGAGGCTGGTATTGACTTTATCGTCAACGGAGATGGAGAAGAGACCTTTCATCATCTGCTGCAGGAGCTGAGAGACGACCGTAAATTTCACTTTGTGTACGGAGCAGCTTATCGTAAGGGGGAGGAGATCATTGTAAATCCACCTCGTCCCAAAAGCGATCTAAATACGCTGCCGACACCGCATCGTTTTCCCGAGGATATTCCCGATTTGAGCAAACGTATTGTTTATTTTGAGACAAGCCGTGGGTGCCCGTTTAACTGTCAATTTTGTTTATCCAGTATCGAGGTAGGCGTACGTTACTATGATATTGAACGAGTGAAGTCTGATTTACTTTACTTAATTGAAAATGGTGCCAAAATCATTAAATTCTTGGACCGCACCTTCAATATTAACCGCAATTATGCGATGGAAATGTTTCAATTCCTGATCGATAATCATCAAGGCTGTGTGTTCCAGTTTGAAATCACAGCAGATATCATGCGGCCAGAAGTTCTGGATTTCCTGTCGAACAATGCGCCTCCTGGAGTCTTTAGATTTGAGATTGGTGTACAGTCTACGAATGATGAGACGAACGAGCTCGTTAAACGCCGCCAGAATTTCAAGAAGCTCTCTCGTACAGTAATGAAGATTAAGGAAAGTCGCAATATCGATCAGCATCTAGATTTGATCGCTGGGCTTCCAATGGAGGATTACACCACCTTCCGCAAAACCTTTAATGATGTATTCGTTATGGAGCCAGAAGAGCTGCAGCTTGGATTCCTCAAAATGCTTCGCGGGACGGGGTTGCGTGCACAGGCGGCAAAATATGAGTATACGTATATGGAGCATGCCCCTTACGAAATTCTTAGCAGTCATATGATGAGCTTCTCGGATATTATCCGTCTGAAGCGCCTTGAGGATGTACTGGAGAAATACTGGAACAGCCACCGGATGGACCATACGGCCAAATACTTGATCCGTCACGTGTTCGATTCACCATTCGATTTCTTTCAGGAGTTCGGTGACTATTGGGAGGAGAGAGGCTGGCAAAAAATTGGGCATCAGCTAGAAGATCTCTTTATCCGCTTGCAGTCCTTCTTGATAGATCGTGGGACACCGTCTATGGATATTATTACTGGGCTAATGAAGCTTGATTATTTCCTGGGACACAAGTATAAGCCTCGCAAAATCTGGTGGGATTTTGTGCTGGATAAGTCAGATTGGTCGAGCTACTTGAAGGATATCGCTGCGAATCCGGGTCAAATCTCTGCCCAGTTGGCAGAAGCCGGACTCAACGAAAGAGAGCTGCAAAAATATACGGTGCTTGAAGTGCTACCGTTCTCGCTAGAAGCGGTGCTGGAATCCATCAGTGGTCTACGAGCGGATGGGGGCTCAGAGGAAGTGGAAGCGGACAATGCTAACGAAGGGGCTGTACCTTCTGCAGAGTCGCTATTACAGGGAGTCACAAATAGCGGTTTGGAAGAGCTTGTCCAAACCACAAGCACGGCTGTAGCCGTAGCTGAATCACCTTCCGTTCGAGAAGGTCGCACACTGCTAATCGTAATGTATCAGCAGAACGAGAGCCAACGCGCTCAGTACTATACGCTGCCTTTGTAA
- a CDS encoding alpha/beta hydrolase: MKENSFTLTDPIGVNIHVYEWLPESDVPVKGIVQISHGMCETAVRYARFAEALTGVGYAVYANDHRGHGKTAGQVNLLGDVGEDGFYWMRRNLLQVAAKALSKHEGKPIFLFSHSMGSFLAQKLMCEEGNEIYEGFILSGTNGPRGMLRLGESLASAQLKLKGEHHRSVLLNSLVFGSYNRAFSPVRTAYDWLSSDEAEVDKYIADPFCGAICTTRFFRGFFHLLREIHSEESLSTLCISKPIYIFGGDKDPVGMSGQGIPRLAELYKKRGVSDVEYRLYPGGRHEMLNEVNRDEVTTDVLNWLEQHLPYEATTTA; this comes from the coding sequence ATGAAGGAAAACAGCTTTACCCTAACGGATCCCATAGGTGTAAATATCCATGTCTATGAATGGTTACCTGAATCCGATGTGCCAGTTAAGGGAATTGTGCAAATTTCTCACGGAATGTGTGAAACGGCTGTCCGTTACGCTCGTTTTGCGGAAGCATTAACCGGAGTAGGTTATGCAGTATATGCCAATGACCACCGGGGACATGGTAAAACTGCTGGTCAAGTTAATCTGCTCGGCGATGTTGGGGAGGACGGATTCTATTGGATGCGGCGCAATCTGCTCCAGGTAGCAGCCAAAGCACTCTCCAAACATGAAGGTAAGCCCATCTTTCTATTCTCTCATAGTATGGGTTCCTTTCTGGCTCAAAAGCTGATGTGTGAAGAGGGTAACGAAATCTATGAAGGATTTATCCTAAGCGGTACAAATGGTCCTCGCGGTATGCTGCGCCTTGGAGAATCTCTGGCTAGTGCACAGCTCAAGTTAAAGGGTGAACATCACCGAAGTGTACTACTGAACAGCTTAGTATTCGGCAGTTACAACCGTGCTTTTTCTCCTGTAAGAACTGCATATGACTGGCTGAGCAGCGATGAAGCGGAAGTTGATAAGTATATTGCCGATCCATTCTGCGGAGCCATTTGTACGACACGCTTTTTCCGAGGTTTCTTCCACCTCCTAAGAGAGATCCACTCCGAGGAATCACTTAGCACATTATGTATAAGTAAGCCCATTTATATATTTGGTGGAGATAAAGACCCTGTAGGGATGAGCGGTCAAGGTATTCCCCGTCTTGCTGAGCTATATAAGAAACGGGGAGTGTCAGACGTTGAGTATCGACTTTATCCAGGAGGCAGGCATGAAATGCTAAATGAGGTAAATCGAGATGAGGTTACAACTGATGTGCTTAACTGGTTAGAACAGCATCTCCCTTATGAGGCTACGACTACAGCTTAA
- a CDS encoding type I phosphomannose isomerase catalytic subunit, translating to MTQPYPLKFQPEFKERVWGGRALEKFGLDLPEGHIGEGWMIADHANGTSSVVNGELAGQGLDQIREQFGHEWFGSKGISEAGGRFPLLIKLLDCNDNLSIQVHPTDDYEGLPQGELGKTEMWYVLDAKPGAKIIYGLKDGVDRETLREALENGTVMDSLQEVSVSAGDSFYIPAGTVHALCAGVVVAEIQQNSDTTYRIYDYNRPGLDGKPRELHIEDSLNVTAYEGAGATSMKTDHAIPGEWLQLAASPYFIVEKGIVNGSWGLTTTKDSFTILVICEGSGHLTWDGGSQPYAAGECYLIPSNLGRYAIEGHSTVLRSYLP from the coding sequence ATGACACAACCATATCCATTGAAATTTCAACCGGAGTTTAAAGAACGTGTCTGGGGTGGCCGCGCGCTGGAGAAATTCGGGCTAGATTTGCCAGAAGGACATATTGGTGAAGGCTGGATGATCGCCGATCACGCAAATGGTACATCTTCGGTGGTAAACGGAGAGTTAGCCGGTCAAGGCTTAGATCAAATTCGTGAGCAATTCGGCCATGAATGGTTCGGAAGCAAAGGGATTTCAGAAGCGGGCGGAAGATTCCCTCTACTAATCAAATTGCTGGATTGCAACGACAATCTTTCCATTCAAGTCCACCCTACAGATGATTATGAGGGATTGCCACAAGGTGAACTGGGCAAAACAGAGATGTGGTACGTGTTAGACGCTAAGCCAGGGGCTAAGATCATCTATGGTCTTAAAGATGGCGTGGATCGTGAAACATTGCGCGAAGCACTGGAGAATGGCACTGTTATGGATAGTCTTCAAGAAGTATCTGTCTCCGCAGGAGACTCCTTCTATATCCCAGCCGGAACCGTTCATGCGCTTTGCGCTGGTGTCGTTGTAGCAGAGATCCAGCAAAATTCCGACACTACATACCGCATTTATGACTATAACCGTCCAGGCCTGGACGGAAAACCACGCGAACTTCATATCGAAGATTCACTTAACGTTACAGCCTATGAAGGCGCCGGTGCTACTTCGATGAAGACAGATCACGCAATCCCTGGAGAGTGGCTGCAGCTTGCCGCTTCGCCATATTTTATCGTAGAAAAAGGAATCGTAAATGGTTCATGGGGCCTCACCACTACGAAAGACAGCTTCACTATTCTAGTGATCTGTGAAGGCAGCGGACATCTTACTTGGGATGGCGGCTCCCAGCCTTATGCTGCAGGAGAATGCTACCTGATTCCTTCCAACCTCGGCCGTTACGCTATCGAAGGTCATTCTACTGTGCTTCGCTCTTATTTACCATAA
- a CDS encoding class I SAM-dependent methyltransferase, whose translation MGFMSVLSFAHKLISERLTLGDRAIDATVGTGADTLFLAKTTGIRGEVYGFDIQAAALKLAEERLRLAREDAPSLAAVTLLERSHAEMAEAVPAIWHGTVGAVMFNLGYLPSGDADKNIITQPDSSISALEASLQLLRPGGIITAVLYPGHAGGDLEAAAVESWAATVSPKVAQSIIYRQLQRTDSPYMIALEKKKGIPS comes from the coding sequence ATGGGCTTTATGTCCGTTTTAAGCTTTGCTCATAAATTAATCTCTGAGCGGCTAACTTTAGGTGACCGTGCGATTGATGCCACTGTGGGTACAGGTGCTGATACGCTTTTTCTAGCCAAAACAACCGGAATCCGTGGAGAAGTCTATGGCTTCGACATCCAAGCTGCTGCGCTTAAGCTGGCAGAAGAACGTCTACGGCTTGCACGGGAGGATGCTCCCTCGCTCGCTGCCGTCACCTTGCTGGAACGTAGTCACGCCGAAATGGCTGAAGCCGTTCCAGCGATCTGGCATGGCACCGTTGGAGCTGTAATGTTCAATCTGGGCTACTTGCCTTCAGGAGATGCCGACAAGAATATCATTACTCAGCCGGACAGCTCCATTTCAGCCTTGGAAGCTTCACTCCAGCTACTGCGTCCAGGCGGGATCATTACAGCTGTACTGTATCCAGGTCACGCAGGTGGAGATCTTGAAGCCGCTGCTGTTGAATCGTGGGCAGCGACTGTTTCCCCAAAGGTAGCGCAGAGCATCATTTATCGCCAGCTGCAGCGTACGGATTCGCCTTATATGATTGCGCTCGAGAAGAAAAAAGGAATTCCCTCTTAA
- a CDS encoding TIGR01212 family radical SAM protein (This family includes YhcC from E. coli K-12, an uncharacterized radical SAM protein.), with protein sequence MSNLQYTTPPQLWGDKRFHTWNYEMREHMNTKVFKVMLDAGFTCPNRDGSVAKGGCTFCSARGSGDFAGSRRDDLVTQFNNIRDKQHLKWPNAKYIGYFQAYTNTYAPVEELREYFEVILQQPGVVGLSIATRPDCLPDDVVEYLAELNERTYLWVEMGLQTIHDSTSELINRAHDSQCYVEAVEKLRRHGIRVCTHIIHGLPQETHEMMLETVSAVARMDVQGIKIHLLHLMRKTPMVKQYEAGLLRFMEQDEYVKLIADSLEILPPEMIVHRLTGDAPRDLLIGPMWSLKKWEVLNAIDAELVARDTWQGKYWRKS encoded by the coding sequence GTGTCTAATCTTCAATACACTACTCCTCCGCAGCTTTGGGGAGATAAACGTTTTCATACCTGGAATTATGAAATGCGTGAACACATGAACACCAAAGTTTTCAAAGTTATGCTTGATGCAGGCTTTACTTGTCCCAACCGTGACGGCTCCGTCGCTAAAGGTGGTTGCACTTTTTGCAGCGCCAGAGGTTCTGGTGATTTTGCAGGAAGTCGCCGAGATGATCTTGTTACCCAATTTAATAATATCCGTGACAAACAGCATCTAAAATGGCCCAACGCTAAATACATCGGATACTTTCAGGCCTATACCAATACGTACGCTCCGGTCGAAGAGCTCAGAGAATATTTCGAAGTGATCTTGCAGCAGCCAGGTGTCGTTGGACTATCTATTGCTACACGGCCTGACTGTTTGCCAGATGATGTGGTCGAATATTTAGCGGAGCTAAACGAGCGCACGTATCTGTGGGTAGAGATGGGTCTTCAAACTATACACGACTCCACTTCAGAACTTATTAATCGGGCTCACGATAGCCAATGTTATGTGGAGGCTGTTGAGAAGCTGCGGCGACACGGTATTCGTGTCTGCACCCATATCATTCACGGTCTCCCGCAGGAGACACATGAAATGATGCTCGAAACGGTATCTGCTGTAGCTCGCATGGATGTGCAAGGAATTAAGATTCACCTTCTGCATCTCATGCGTAAAACACCAATGGTGAAGCAATACGAAGCTGGATTGCTACGATTCATGGAACAGGACGAGTATGTGAAGCTGATTGCCGATTCACTCGAAATTTTGCCCCCTGAAATGATTGTGCATCGCTTGACTGGAGACGCGCCTCGAGATCTATTAATTGGACCGATGTGGAGTCTCAAGAAATGGGAAGTGCTAAATGCCATTGACGCTGAGCTTGTTGCTCGTGATACTTGGCAGGGTAAGTATTGGAGGAAGAGCTAA
- the trmB gene encoding tRNA (guanosine(46)-N7)-methyltransferase TrmB yields the protein MRLRGRKGIRESLEEQTDLVILDPRSYKGEWSKLFGNDHPIHVEFGMGKGQFISQMSFKYPDINFIGVDMYDELIRRAGDKARAVWEPAGHETPPNLKLALANIDYAEEVFVPGELERIYLNFSDPWPKSKHARRRLTHPRFLDKYRGLLSDLGEIHLKTDSRSLFEFSLNAFADFGLQMKNISLDLHADGIINEDHIMTEYETKFVGRGVNIHRCEAIVGAEALKQYQATRLDKYRL from the coding sequence ATGCGTTTACGCGGAAGAAAAGGAATACGTGAAAGTTTGGAAGAACAGACCGATCTAGTCATTCTAGACCCTCGGAGTTATAAAGGTGAGTGGTCCAAGCTGTTCGGGAATGATCATCCGATCCATGTGGAGTTCGGAATGGGCAAGGGACAGTTTATCAGCCAAATGAGCTTCAAATATCCCGATATTAATTTTATCGGCGTTGATATGTATGATGAGCTGATCCGCCGTGCTGGAGATAAGGCTAGAGCAGTATGGGAGCCGGCAGGTCATGAGACGCCGCCTAACCTGAAATTGGCACTCGCCAATATTGATTATGCAGAGGAAGTATTTGTTCCAGGTGAGCTGGAACGAATTTATCTTAACTTCAGTGATCCGTGGCCTAAGAGTAAGCATGCTCGACGTCGTTTGACACACCCGCGTTTTCTTGACAAATATCGCGGGCTGCTAAGCGACTTAGGTGAAATTCATCTAAAAACAGATTCCCGAAGCCTATTTGAATTCTCATTAAATGCATTTGCGGATTTTGGTTTACAGATGAAAAATATCTCTTTAGACCTACATGCGGACGGCATTATAAATGAGGATCATATTATGACGGAATACGAGACGAAATTTGTCGGACGTGGCGTGAATATCCATCGTTGCGAGGCCATTGTAGGTGCGGAAGCGCTCAAGCAGTATCAAGCTACCCGTTTGGACAAATATCGGTTGTAG
- a CDS encoding helix-turn-helix domain-containing protein, with protein sequence MSRGKYNALEKLTILEEVSNGEIGFLAAAMKYGINKTTLMKWQRRYKTHGYEGLERRTHLQRYSAELKLQAVKDYLDGGLSQYQIIDKYKIASTRQLFNWINKYNGHSSLTAYKGERKAMTKGRTTTWQERIEIVQYCLSNQHDYQKTAGQFQVSYQQVYQWVKKFEGGGQDALKDGRGRKKAPEELTAADQQKLKMKQMEYEIERLRAENAFLKKLEELERRRR encoded by the coding sequence ATGTCTAGAGGGAAATATAACGCTTTGGAGAAACTCACCATCCTCGAAGAGGTATCGAATGGGGAGATTGGTTTTTTAGCAGCTGCGATGAAATATGGGATTAACAAGACGACTTTAATGAAATGGCAACGTCGATATAAGACACATGGATATGAAGGGCTAGAGCGCCGTACACATCTTCAAAGGTACAGTGCTGAACTGAAGCTCCAGGCGGTGAAGGACTATCTTGATGGGGGCTTGTCTCAGTATCAGATCATCGATAAATACAAGATTGCTAGTACGAGGCAGCTCTTCAATTGGATTAACAAGTATAATGGTCATAGCAGCTTAACAGCCTACAAAGGGGAAAGAAAAGCTATGACAAAAGGGCGAACTACGACTTGGCAAGAACGGATCGAAATCGTTCAGTATTGTCTGAGCAATCAACATGATTACCAAAAGACAGCTGGACAGTTTCAGGTCTCCTATCAGCAAGTATACCAATGGGTGAAGAAGTTTGAAGGTGGCGGCCAGGACGCGTTAAAGGATGGTCGAGGAAGAAAGAAAGCCCCAGAAGAGTTAACGGCGGCCGACCAACAGAAACTCAAGATGAAGCAAATGGAGTACGAAATTGAACGACTTCGGGCGGAAAATGCATTTTTAAAAAAGTTAGAGGAACTAGAAAGAAGGCGACGCTAA
- a CDS encoding IS3 family transposase, which translates to MFKKVRGTRKKATLNQTRQETIYLAIQELQKDVSASIQRLCEIAGIARSSYYKWLNRKPSPREQENEQLIQVMMTIYEKVERTFGYRQLTLHMRRQTGKTINHKRVKRLMKVLGIQSVIRRKRKKYANATPQQVAENVLNRNFHADTPNEKWLTDVTEFKYGNDQKAYLSAILDLHDKSIVSYVLGRSNNNPLVFQTLKLALQEAPESSPLLHSDRGYQYTSLGFKKLLDGNKMVQSMSRVGRCIDNGPMESFWGTLKCEKYYLHKYHTFEELKRDIEAYIHFYNYERLQAKLNGRSPMEFRTKAV; encoded by the coding sequence ATTTTTAAAAAAGTTAGAGGAACTAGAAAGAAGGCGACGCTAAATCAAACACGGCAGGAAACGATCTACCTTGCCATTCAAGAACTTCAAAAGGACGTGTCAGCAAGCATTCAACGGCTATGCGAAATTGCAGGAATTGCACGCTCAAGCTATTACAAATGGCTAAATCGCAAGCCCAGCCCTCGTGAGCAGGAGAATGAGCAGTTGATCCAGGTAATGATGACCATCTATGAGAAAGTGGAGCGCACTTTTGGGTACCGTCAATTAACTCTGCATATGCGCAGACAAACCGGAAAAACCATTAACCACAAGCGCGTAAAGCGGCTAATGAAGGTCCTGGGAATTCAGTCCGTTATTCGGAGGAAGAGGAAAAAGTATGCCAATGCTACTCCACAACAGGTCGCGGAAAACGTCCTAAACCGCAACTTCCATGCGGATACGCCGAATGAAAAGTGGCTCACCGATGTAACGGAATTCAAGTATGGCAACGACCAGAAAGCGTATTTAAGCGCTATTCTCGATCTCCATGATAAATCCATCGTCTCTTATGTATTAGGGCGTTCCAATAACAATCCACTTGTATTCCAAACGTTGAAACTCGCCTTACAAGAAGCCCCAGAAAGCAGCCCATTGCTTCATAGCGATAGAGGCTATCAGTACACTTCACTGGGCTTTAAGAAGCTTCTGGATGGCAACAAAATGGTTCAGAGTATGTCCCGAGTTGGGCGATGCATCGATAACGGTCCAATGGAATCCTTCTGGGGGACCTTAAAATGTGAGAAGTATTATTTGCACAAGTACCATACCTTTGAAGAGCTTAAAAGGGACATTGAGGCCTACATTCACTTTTACAATTACGAACGGTTACAAGCAAAATTAAACGGCCGTAGTCCGATGGAATTTAGGACCAAGGCCGTTTAA
- a CDS encoding glycosyltransferase, producing the protein MQKKRILILSEGFGAGHTQAAYALSSSLRQLSPNLQTKVLELGNFLNPKMAPIILSAYRKTVTTQPKLMGYVYRHQKSFNRLTTLALHRIFYTHTKNVVMQLKPDVIVCTHFIPGAVVSRLKRVDPTLKVPLVTVITDYDAHASWISPEVDRYLVSTPEVESKLRMRNIPAAKIQVTGIPVHPNFWQHPGKQEIRQQFNLKDMPTVLVMGGGWGIMNDQVVNACLAEWREKIQIVFCLGKNEELLQEMKEDPRYNHPNISLIGFTREIDKLMEVSDLLVTKPGGMTCSEGLAKGIPMLFYNPLPGQEEENCRYFTAAGFGEPIESLDVVVMWMERLLNNYEDVQNKRKLHLEEIARYHPLQCAQSIIELLE; encoded by the coding sequence TTGCAAAAAAAAAGAATTTTAATACTCTCAGAAGGCTTTGGCGCAGGACATACTCAAGCAGCTTATGCGCTGTCGAGCAGTTTGCGCCAACTGTCACCTAATTTACAAACGAAGGTGCTAGAACTTGGGAATTTCCTAAATCCCAAAATGGCACCCATTATTCTGTCCGCTTACCGTAAGACGGTAACGACTCAGCCAAAACTGATGGGTTACGTCTACCGTCACCAGAAATCATTTAATCGTCTTACCACGCTTGCCCTGCATCGTATATTTTATACGCATACCAAAAATGTTGTCATGCAGTTGAAACCTGACGTTATTGTCTGCACACACTTCATTCCGGGTGCTGTAGTATCTCGTCTTAAGAGAGTGGATCCTACCCTAAAGGTGCCACTCGTAACTGTTATAACGGATTATGACGCACATGCCAGCTGGATCAGTCCTGAGGTAGACCGTTATCTGGTATCAACACCAGAGGTTGAATCCAAATTGCGTATGCGAAATATTCCTGCTGCGAAAATTCAGGTTACAGGGATACCCGTACATCCTAACTTTTGGCAGCATCCTGGAAAACAGGAGATTCGACAGCAATTCAATCTCAAGGATATGCCAACAGTACTAGTCATGGGCGGCGGCTGGGGGATCATGAACGATCAGGTTGTAAATGCCTGTCTGGCGGAATGGCGTGAGAAGATTCAGATTGTTTTCTGTCTCGGCAAGAATGAAGAGCTGCTGCAGGAAATGAAAGAAGACCCGCGTTATAATCATCCTAATATTTCCTTGATCGGCTTTACGCGTGAGATCGACAAGCTGATGGAGGTGTCCGATCTGCTCGTCACGAAGCCGGGTGGAATGACCTGCAGTGAAGGGCTCGCAAAAGGAATACCGATGCTTTTCTATAACCCTCTGCCCGGGCAGGAGGAGGAAAATTGCCGCTATTTTACCGCAGCAGGTTTCGGAGAGCCGATAGAGTCTTTAGACGTAGTTGTAATGTGGATGGAACGTCTCTTAAACAACTACGAGGATGTGCAAAATAAGCGAAAACTTCATCTTGAGGAAATCGCCCGCTACCACCCATTGCAATGTGCTCAGAGCATTATCGAATTATTGGAATAG
- a CDS encoding phosphatase PAP2 family protein produces the protein MRHLFMKLHLWERHLFKWINGRMHNRFLNFWLFYLTHLGGATSTIVINILIWAFAPQPWRTASLQAMTALAVSHLPVAVAKKLYPRMRPYLALPDTNTFRNPLKDHSFPSGHTTAIFASTVPYMVAFPALTVILLPLACIVGFSRIYLGLHYPSDVFAGLVIGTSVAAGTIALWI, from the coding sequence ATGAGACATTTATTCATGAAGCTACATCTCTGGGAGCGGCACCTTTTTAAGTGGATCAACGGACGAATGCATAATCGTTTTCTGAACTTTTGGCTCTTCTATCTCACTCATTTGGGTGGAGCTACAAGCACAATTGTTATCAACATACTGATATGGGCATTTGCTCCTCAGCCATGGAGAACCGCTAGCCTGCAAGCAATGACGGCTCTAGCTGTTAGCCATTTGCCCGTTGCTGTTGCCAAAAAACTGTATCCACGCATGCGGCCTTATCTGGCGTTACCGGATACAAACACATTTCGTAATCCATTAAAGGATCATTCTTTTCCTTCTGGTCATACTACAGCTATCTTTGCTTCAACGGTCCCATATATGGTAGCCTTTCCTGCCTTGACCGTTATTCTGCTGCCGCTGGCCTGTATTGTCGGGTTTTCACGCATTTATCTGGGATTACATTATCCATCTGATGTCTTTGCAGGCTTAGTGATCGGAACCAGTGTTGCAGCGGGCACCATAGCCTTATGGATCTGA